The nucleotide window TGAATTTTTTTGGTTTGTTTATGATGTAAAGTCTTTGTGTTGGCCTTGTCAGATGTCGATGCGCAGACGGTTGTGGGATGTATAGTTGCTCAGATATTTGGCGTGGAACAACAAAACTTGTTTTTTTGGTTGCTTTCTTGCCGCACTTTACACATTCAAAACCTTGATCAGTCCCCTTTGATTTCATTTTTTTGTTGCATTTTATGCATAGAGGATTTTGTGAGATGGTCTTTCTTTGCAGTCTCAATACTTCGATAAATTCCACATTAAGCACACGGCCATATTTTGATGATGATCTTCTAATTCCACCACCAATGCGCACAAGATCCCCCATAACCAAACTGCTTGCTTCTTTTGTGATTCCAGTCGGCTTGTATACAAAACAGGTTAATTCAATTCCATTTTTCGATATTGAAAACTTGACATGCCCGCCATTTTCAACTACAGGCTCTTTTGATATCACACCAGTGATAATTCCAGAAGAATAAGCTTTGAGGGCAGATGAATTTAGCTCATTTTGTAAGTGATCGCCGGTTCCTTGATTTGATTTGAAGATCAAGTGCCCAAGAGGTTTTTCTTTTGTTTTTATCATTTTTGATGCATAAAGTAAGGAATCGGCATCTTCTCCGCGTATGCCAAAAAAAACAGGATCTGGACCATGTGGGGCAAAAATTATGCGTTGTTTTTTTGTATCATAGCTGTTAAACGTCTTTGGGTATGTTTTTTCCTGCATCATTCTAACACTGGATGGATTGATTTTTCTTTTTTTGCCAAAATGTGATTTTTTTCTGTAACTTAGCAACTCAAATGTATGATCATTAAACTGATAACCGATTGCTCCGATTGCGCCTACCAATCCCTGTCCATTCCCAAGATGAAATGATTCCAATCTATTATCTGAGATGAATTTCTTTGCATCTTTTCTGTGCACTAGCTGCCATAATGCATTTTTGCTAAATTCCATCATCTGTTTTGGAATTGTATCATTCTCAAAGAAAACAACTCCCGGGTTTGCACCGTTTTTGAGATCGGAAAACTTTGTCACAAACCGTATGACCTTATTTTTAATTTTTGCCGGATTATCGGTTTCTATCTTTAGTGAGACAGCGCCATTTCCACGTGTTTTCCATGGTATATTTGGATTAAATCGGATGAGTTTTGGATAGTCAACAAATTTTACATTTTCTTTTTTTAGCGAATCAATCAATTTGTATGCAAGATAAGTGGTGCACATTCCTTTTGGTGAATCAGTATCATCAAAACCAATATTCAGAACAGTATCTTTCACAGACAACGGAGAATACATCCGACATTTGTGATTTACCATAGTTTGGTTTAAATTAAAATCAAAAGTTTGCTATCCATTCCATGATAATAATAGACGAGGAGAGGATTTTTCAGATAATTGAAGAGTGTAAACCTGTTTCTGTTGCTCTAAACGGCCCAGACGGAATGTTGCCCAGAGTGCAAGAAACAGCAGTAAACATCATGAACAGATTTGGCATTCCTGCATACGTGCTGGCAGACACTACATGGGGCACATGTGATCTCAACTCAAATGGGGCCAAGGTTCTTGCTGCAGAGATCTTGTTCAATATAGGACACACAATAAACATGCAGAGTTTTGAAAAAAATGTAATAATGATTGATGCATTTGATGACATTCCGTTTGATGACGTATCTCTAAAATGCGCAGAGATGCTAAAAGGAAAAACTATCTCACTGGTAACTGATAGTCAGCACCTAAACCAAGTAGACTCGGTTCGTTCAATTTTTGAGAATAATGGAGTCAATGTCAAAATAGGAAAAGGAAAAGGTCAGCTCAACGATGGTCAGGTTTTTGGTTGCGAGTTTTATCCGGCCATGGAAGTAAGAGATCAGGTGGACGCCAATGTTTTCATGGGGCAGAGCAACTTTCATGCATCAGGCCTTGCATTGTCCACTAACAAGCAGACATTTGTTTTAGATCCATACTTTAATGAGGTAAGAGATGTGACTGAGTTTGCTCAAATGTTACAACGAAAGGCTACGTTATCAATATACAAAGCAGCCGAAGCAAAAACATTTGGAATAATTGTGGGGCTAAAGGAAGG belongs to Candidatus Nitrosotenuis cloacae and includes:
- a CDS encoding tRNA(Ile)(2)-agmatinylcytidine synthase, whose translation is MKDTVLNIGFDDTDSPKGMCTTYLAYKLIDSLKKENVKFVDYPKLIRFNPNIPWKTRGNGAVSLKIETDNPAKIKNKVIRFVTKFSDLKNGANPGVVFFENDTIPKQMMEFSKNALWQLVHRKDAKKFISDNRLESFHLGNGQGLVGAIGAIGYQFNDHTFELLSYRKKSHFGKKRKINPSSVRMMQEKTYPKTFNSYDTKKQRIIFAPHGPDPVFFGIRGEDADSLLYASKMIKTKEKPLGHLIFKSNQGTGDHLQNELNSSALKAYSSGIITGVISKEPVVENGGHVKFSISKNGIELTCFVYKPTGITKEASSLVMGDLVRIGGGIRRSSSKYGRVLNVEFIEVLRLQRKTISQNPLCIKCNKKMKSKGTDQGFECVKCGKKATKKTSFVVPRQISEQLYIPQPSAHRHLTRPTQRLYIINKPKKFNDLIPWFSNYSN
- the dph2 gene encoding diphthamide biosynthesis enzyme Dph2, translated to MIIIDEERIFQIIEECKPVSVALNGPDGMLPRVQETAVNIMNRFGIPAYVLADTTWGTCDLNSNGAKVLAAEILFNIGHTINMQSFEKNVIMIDAFDDIPFDDVSLKCAEMLKGKTISLVTDSQHLNQVDSVRSIFENNGVNVKIGKGKGQLNDGQVFGCEFYPAMEVRDQVDANVFMGQSNFHASGLALSTNKQTFVLDPYFNEVRDVTEFAQMLQRKATLSIYKAAEAKTFGIIVGLKEGQISKTTILKFKRELEKEGKAVQLFALTDITNERLRNLKGIDAFIQVACPRISTDNQFDKPVLSTPQANALLKILRNESIEDYLQIPHWL